In Zingiber officinale cultivar Zhangliang chromosome 1A, Zo_v1.1, whole genome shotgun sequence, a genomic segment contains:
- the LOC122038394 gene encoding NAC domain-containing protein 14-like, with translation MTEIPKLERLPLGFRFHPTDEELINHYLKRKIRGRIEPGDDVIPEIDVCKCEPWDLPDKSLIKSDDPEWFFFAPKDRKYPNGLRSKRATEAGYWKATGKDRVIRSKATVLAEKRDVIGMKKTLVFHRGRAPNGARTNWIIHEYRTTEPEFESGDQGGYVLYRLFKKPEETSSNSNIEETVAGDCSPTSKKYSPDNFQHGTVDLEENGTPLNHHSPKSDSQEQPVSPMDPFEKKPESIMKQIEDMADHSTTYSMQPDVSHCHLALQEKEESKAREKDVLAHFSNLEYQQTESSYFPDVSSPMLPYTDYPFFGNINNGLVPVVRAEQDSLHDLLNLMLKEEESVSATATFENDSFGENLVRHRLLDSPSVRNNIGLASDLDTTVGLAQRPADAESFDWLDGTFSLSNILEPQLDTGNESLNLHGSIKTQVHSISSYIHPSQDMFGNIDNSNSQKNIAGSSNNLEGIGIEIRSRGSDVLPNSDVLQGTTTRRMRLASAVLFPSVDSESSTTIYDHEKQQKPTNVLELVCEDVDGSARKEGKLLNNRTGKSVKAWHHLNSKKSLSQYHYSAIRIVLRRKCKVRLFSCLNSKSRSSSNHVQEVTIMQKGVPANDITSEVQQSLSCSFPDKPVRFSAHDRTPYISDVYKRTSKAVTRLTVDHNCLEIDSSFQQKAPRSHSVALYLIWLTVMVVLVPLCLDLWGRIVYL, from the exons ATGACGGAGATCCCCAAGCTGGAAAGGCTGCCGCTGGGGTTCCGCTTCCACCCGACGGACGAGGAGCTCATAAACCACTACCTCAAGCGCAAGATACGTGGCCGGATCGAGCCCGGCGACGATGTCATTCCCGAGATCGACGTCTGCAAGTGTGAACCCTGGGATCTCCCCG ATAAGTCGTTGATCAAGTCGGATGATCCCGAGTGGTTTTTCTTCGCGCCCAAGGACAGGAAGTACCCTAACGGGCTCCGGTCTAAGAGGGCCACGGAGGCCGGCTACTGGAAGGCGACGGGGAAAGACCGCGTCATCCGATCCAAGGCCACCGTCCTCGCCGAGAAGCGTGACGTCATCGGCATGAAGAAGACTCTCGTTTTCCATCGCGGGCGCGCTCCCAATGGCGCGCGCACCAACTGGATCATCCACGAGTACCGCACAACTGAGCCGGAGTTCGAATCCGGTGACCAG GGTGGTTATGTTCTCTATCGCTTATTTAAGAAACCTGAAGAAACTAGTTCCAACTCCAACATTGAGGAAACAGTAGCTGGTGATTGCTCTCCAACTTCAAAGAAATACTCTCCTGATAATTTTCAGCATGGAACAGTTGACTTGGAGGAAAATGGAACTCCACTTAATCATCACTCTCCAAAATCAGATTCGCAAGAACAACCAGTGTCCCCAATGGATCCATTTGAAAAGAAACCAGAGAGTATCATGAAGCAGATTGAGGATATGGCTGATCATTCAACTACTTATTCTATGCAACCAGATGTGAGCCATTGCCATTTGGCTTTACAAGAGAAAGAGGAGTCGAAAGCTAGAGAAAAG GATGTTTTAGCTCATTTTTCCAATCTAGAGTACCAACAAACAGAGTCCAGTTATTTCCCTGACGTCAGCTCCCCAATGCTACCTTACACAGACTACCCTTTCTTTGGTAATATCAATAATGGTTTGGTTCCTGTTGTTAGAGCAGAGCAAGATTCTCTACATGATCTCTTGAATTTGATgctcaaggaagaagaaagtgTCTCTGCTACAGCAACCTTTGAAAACGATTCATTTGGTGAGAATTTGGTCAGACACAGGTTGCTGGACTCACCATCTGTAAGGAACAATATAGGGTTGGCCAGTGATTTAGATACTACAGTAGGTTTAGCTCAG AGACCTGCAGATGCTGAATCTTTTGATTGGCTTGATGGTACATTTTCCCTCTCAAATATTCTGGAGCCCCAGCTGGATACAGGAAATGAAAGTTTAAATCTTCATGGCAGCATTAAGACCCAAGTGCATTCAATTTCCTCCTATATTCATCCCTCACAAGACATGTTCGGTAACATTGATAACTCAAACAGCCAGAAAAATATCGCTGGCAGTAGTAATAATTTGGAGGGGATTGGAATTGAGATCAGATCTCGTGGTTCTGATGTTCTTCCAAATTCAGATGTCCTGCAAGGAACCACCACAAGAAGGATGCGTTTGGCGAGTGCTGTTCTATTTCCCAGTGTTGATAGTGAGTCCAGCACCACTATATATGATCATGAAAAGCAACAAAAACCAACAAATGTTTTGGAATTAGTGTGTGAGGATGTTGATGGATCTGCTAGAAAGGAAGGTAAACTGCTCAATAACAGGACAGGAAAGTCAGTTAAAGCTTGGCACCACTTAAACTCCAAGAAATCTTTATCCCAGTATCATTATTCAGCAATAAGAATCGTTTTACGAAGGAAATGCAAAGTTAGGTTGTTTTCTTGTTTGAATAGTAAATCAAGAAGTAGCTCAAACCATGTACAGGAAGTCACAATAATGCAG AAAGGCGTCCCTGCCAACGATATTACTTCTGAAGTCCAGCAAAGCTTAAGCTGTTCTTTTCCTGATAAACCTGTGCGTTTTTCTGCTCATG ATCGTACCCCATATATTTCAGATGTTTATAAACGGACGTCTAAGGCAGTTACAAGATTGACTGTCGACCATAATTGTTTAGAAATTGACTCATCTTTTCAACAGAAAGCACCACGAAGCCATTCAGTTGCTCTTTACCTGATTTGGTTGACTGTTATGGTGGTCCTTGTGCCTCTATGTCTCGATCTATGGGGCAGAATTGTCTATTTGTAG